From the Polyangiaceae bacterium genome, one window contains:
- a CDS encoding DUF2309 domain-containing protein, translating to MPQRRLEAALEHAAEVLPAQGPIGIFVHHNTLHAYERLPFELGVEEAARRYGAEPYWSLSGYRAELLRGRITDADLEHELRREYTDEVVAHGLSRIQIARHLLVDVDEEPSASAFEWALSEGIESAESWEAAQVAWCTPDGVPETILAKGGATAQWVHPLLIRLSAAFLDQGVAYWRLPDVEHGFLTACARLLRQRWGPPEEWMRSLSESFAGIEGVDATKVVLDCLDELGVREADWVDYLSDRLLALPGWAGMFRQLELRPDRAPVKAPPARLIDFLAVRLVIEREVERAGLLQSPDRARKALGRGAYELFAVAKAAGWSAAQLTALTREERECLAGLITQLDEVGRRRLLHRAYERRHRITTLDAVALHTPSVTPQPRFQLICCIDEREESLRRHLEEAAPHWQTFGAPGFFGVAMYYKGIDDAHPRPLCPITIVPRHEVHEIALPGRSTRLVKRARQREAFGKLARGASVGSRTFVRGSLWSSTLGVLSAAPLVARVLFPRATAALREKVSSVSIQRVETRLDLLRSDDGHGEHDRWQGFSLDEMVAIVAQQLEDIGLVADFAPLVFVLGHGSHSLNNPHESAHDCGACGGGHGGANARALAQMANHPEVRQRLSLPNETWFIGGFHDTCDDAIELFDLDAVPARFADRLQAARADLDHARALDARERCRRFEIGPGDPNPAAALRHVEGRAEDLAQPRPEYGHASNAVCFVGRRARVRDLFLDRRAFLMSYDPSQDADGTILARVLASVVPVGAGINLEYYFSFVDPKRYGSGTKLPHNISGLVGVMDGHASDLRTGLPWQMVEIHEPVRLLAVIEATPERALAAAQATQSVWRLVKNEWLAVATLDPDSNAIHVLEGGRLVPYAPEAETLPQVGSSHSAFRGNKGHVAPVRIGAT from the coding sequence TTGCCCCAAAGAAGGCTGGAGGCGGCACTCGAACACGCGGCGGAGGTGCTGCCGGCGCAAGGGCCCATCGGGATCTTCGTCCACCACAACACGCTGCACGCCTACGAACGGTTGCCCTTCGAGCTGGGCGTCGAGGAGGCGGCGCGTCGCTATGGCGCCGAACCCTACTGGTCCCTGTCGGGCTATCGCGCGGAGCTACTGCGCGGGCGAATCACCGACGCAGATCTGGAGCACGAGCTCCGACGTGAGTACACGGACGAGGTTGTGGCGCATGGGCTGTCCCGGATCCAGATCGCGCGCCACCTGCTAGTCGACGTCGACGAGGAGCCGAGCGCAAGCGCCTTCGAATGGGCTCTATCCGAAGGTATCGAGTCGGCGGAGTCGTGGGAGGCCGCGCAGGTCGCGTGGTGCACGCCGGACGGAGTCCCTGAAACGATCTTGGCAAAGGGTGGCGCGACAGCGCAGTGGGTGCATCCGCTCTTGATTCGCCTGAGCGCGGCCTTCCTGGACCAGGGTGTGGCGTACTGGCGTTTGCCAGACGTAGAGCACGGATTCCTCACGGCGTGCGCGCGCCTACTGCGCCAGAGATGGGGACCACCGGAGGAGTGGATGCGCTCGCTGAGCGAGAGCTTCGCCGGGATCGAGGGCGTGGACGCGACGAAGGTGGTGCTCGATTGCCTGGACGAACTCGGTGTGCGCGAAGCTGACTGGGTCGACTACCTCTCCGATCGCCTGCTCGCGTTGCCCGGCTGGGCCGGCATGTTCCGTCAGCTCGAGCTCAGACCAGACCGCGCCCCGGTGAAGGCACCTCCAGCCCGCTTGATCGATTTCCTGGCCGTGCGCCTGGTCATCGAACGCGAGGTGGAGCGCGCCGGGCTCCTACAGTCGCCGGACCGCGCAAGAAAAGCGCTCGGGCGAGGCGCCTACGAGCTCTTCGCAGTAGCGAAGGCTGCAGGGTGGAGCGCAGCGCAACTGACGGCGCTCACGCGCGAGGAGCGTGAGTGCCTCGCCGGGCTGATCACGCAGCTGGACGAGGTCGGTCGACGTCGTTTGCTGCATCGCGCCTACGAGCGGCGTCATCGCATCACGACTCTAGATGCCGTCGCACTGCACACCCCAAGCGTGACACCGCAGCCACGCTTTCAGTTGATTTGTTGCATTGATGAACGCGAGGAGTCCCTGCGACGTCACCTCGAAGAGGCCGCACCTCACTGGCAAACCTTTGGCGCACCGGGATTCTTCGGCGTCGCCATGTACTACAAAGGCATCGACGACGCACACCCGCGTCCGCTGTGCCCGATTACGATCGTGCCGCGGCACGAGGTGCACGAGATCGCCCTACCAGGTCGCAGCACGCGGCTGGTCAAGCGCGCGAGGCAACGCGAGGCCTTCGGCAAACTGGCTCGCGGCGCCAGCGTCGGGTCGCGGACCTTCGTACGCGGCTCGCTGTGGAGCAGCACGCTCGGCGTGCTGTCTGCGGCGCCGCTGGTGGCGCGGGTGCTGTTTCCGCGCGCCACCGCTGCGCTTCGTGAGAAAGTCTCGAGCGTGTCCATCCAGCGTGTCGAGACTCGGCTCGATCTGCTGCGCAGCGACGACGGACACGGCGAGCATGATCGCTGGCAGGGATTTTCCCTCGATGAGATGGTCGCCATCGTCGCGCAGCAACTCGAGGACATCGGCCTCGTTGCTGACTTCGCGCCGCTGGTGTTCGTGCTGGGGCATGGTTCCCACAGCTTGAACAACCCGCACGAGTCCGCGCACGACTGCGGCGCTTGCGGCGGCGGTCACGGCGGCGCCAACGCGCGAGCACTCGCGCAGATGGCCAACCACCCCGAGGTGCGCCAGCGCTTGTCACTTCCGAACGAAACGTGGTTCATCGGCGGTTTCCACGATACCTGCGACGACGCCATCGAACTCTTCGATCTGGATGCGGTGCCAGCGCGCTTCGCCGATCGGCTCCAGGCGGCCCGCGCCGATCTCGATCACGCGCGCGCTCTCGACGCCCGGGAACGATGTCGGCGCTTCGAAATTGGGCCCGGCGATCCGAACCCCGCGGCCGCGCTGCGTCACGTAGAAGGTCGGGCGGAGGATCTGGCGCAGCCGCGCCCCGAGTACGGCCATGCATCCAACGCCGTTTGCTTCGTGGGGCGCCGCGCTCGTGTGCGCGATCTGTTTCTAGATCGGCGCGCGTTCTTGATGTCCTATGACCCGTCCCAAGATGCGGACGGCACCATCTTGGCACGCGTGCTCGCCTCGGTGGTGCCGGTAGGAGCAGGGATCAATCTCGAGTACTACTTCTCTTTCGTCGACCCCAAGAGGTACGGCTCGGGCACCAAGCTGCCACACAACATCTCCGGTCTCGTCGGCGTGATGGACGGCCATGCCAGCGATCTGCGGACGGGCCTGCCTTGGCAAATGGTGGAAATCCACGAGCCCGTGCGCTTGTTGGCCGTCATCGAGGCGACGCCGGAGCGGGCACTGGCGGCGGCCCAAGCCACGCAAAGCGTGTGGCGGCTAGTGAAGAACGAGTGGCTCGCCGTCGCCACGCTGGATCCGGATTCGAATGCCATCCACGTACTCGAAGGTGGCCGCCTCGTACCCTATGCACCGGAAGCGGAGACTCTGCCGCAGGTGGGGAGCTCCCACTCTGCCTTCCGCGGCAACAAGGGGCATGTGGCGCCAGTGCGCATCGGAGCGACATGA
- a CDS encoding proton-conducting transporter membrane subunit, translating into MSAVLTILPALVVTLPLLAFALLGLARVFGRSSVERVTGTIVGSAFGLGALNTVITAVLLYLDGRESFVVQLGTWFSTGDYAFQLTLLIDRLSLPFMLLATVLCGVVGAFSTRYLHREPGHRRFMTLLCLFGAGVLLITTAGSFDVAYAGWEMVGLTSALLVAFFHEREAPLAHGLWTFAVYRVCDVGLLLAAILIHHWAGSGEYSQIAQGGAWPGGHVALSANQATAVSLLLVFAAMGKSAQIPFSGWLPRAMEGPTPSSAIFYGALSVHAGAYVLLRAAPVLDQAPVARAALIIVGLLSAVHATLVGRAQTDIKSALAYASMTQVALIFVEIGLGLHFFALLHLTGHAAVRTLQFLRAPSLLHEHHQLEAAVGHHLARTGTHLERLLPERTQRWLYRLALERGYHDSILWAVCVAPAFRLLRWLDRRERGWIKRLGGGVR; encoded by the coding sequence ATGAGCGCAGTCCTCACGATTCTGCCCGCTTTGGTGGTGACTCTGCCGCTGTTGGCGTTCGCGCTGCTTGGGCTCGCGCGCGTGTTCGGTCGAAGCAGCGTCGAACGTGTCACGGGCACCATCGTGGGCAGCGCGTTCGGGCTCGGCGCGTTGAACACTGTCATCACCGCGGTGCTCTTATACCTGGACGGCCGCGAGTCCTTCGTCGTGCAGCTCGGCACCTGGTTTTCGACCGGCGACTACGCTTTCCAGCTCACGCTGCTGATCGATCGCTTGTCCCTTCCTTTCATGCTGCTCGCCACCGTGCTCTGCGGGGTGGTCGGTGCGTTCTCCACGCGCTACCTGCATCGCGAACCGGGACACCGGCGCTTCATGACGCTGCTCTGCTTGTTTGGCGCAGGCGTGCTTCTGATTACCACCGCCGGCAGTTTCGACGTGGCTTATGCCGGCTGGGAAATGGTCGGACTCACGTCGGCGCTGTTGGTGGCGTTCTTCCACGAGCGAGAGGCACCGCTGGCGCACGGCCTGTGGACCTTCGCGGTGTACCGCGTGTGCGACGTAGGCTTGTTGCTCGCCGCCATCCTCATCCACCACTGGGCGGGCAGCGGTGAGTACAGCCAAATCGCCCAGGGCGGCGCTTGGCCCGGCGGCCATGTCGCGCTGTCCGCGAACCAGGCCACGGCCGTGAGCTTGCTCCTGGTGTTCGCTGCCATGGGCAAGTCGGCACAGATCCCGTTTTCCGGATGGCTACCTCGCGCGATGGAGGGCCCCACACCGTCGAGCGCGATTTTCTATGGCGCGCTCTCGGTGCACGCCGGAGCCTACGTGCTGCTTCGCGCCGCACCGGTCCTCGACCAAGCACCCGTCGCGCGTGCGGCGTTGATCATCGTGGGTCTGCTCAGCGCCGTACACGCCACTCTCGTGGGCCGCGCCCAAACCGACATCAAGAGCGCCCTGGCCTACGCGTCCATGACCCAGGTCGCATTGATCTTCGTGGAGATCGGCCTTGGCCTGCACTTCTTCGCGCTGCTGCATCTGACGGGGCACGCTGCGGTGCGCACGCTGCAGTTTCTGCGGGCGCCCTCCCTACTGCACGAGCACCACCAGCTCGAGGCCGCAGTGGGTCACCACCTGGCGCGCACCGGAACCCACCTCGAGAGGCTATTGCCCGAACGAACTCAGCGTTGGCTCTACCGCCTGGCGCTCGAGCGCGGTTACCACGACAGCATTCTCTGGGCAGTCTGCGTAGCGCCGGCGTTCAGGCTTCTCCGTTGGCTAGATCGGCGCGAGCGTGGCTGGATCAAGCGGCTCGGAGGCGGCGTGCGATGA
- a CDS encoding M28 family peptidase translates to MFRSRLLVAALVAPTLIACDSSSGGSATPGNDAGSDAAGDAAVATCSASSADGLADCVEQSRLEADVTFVAQPRPPGSAHWQAVQDLCAERFAQYGFEVTRHKYATGVNVIGKRVGTSKPSEQIVVSAHYDHIPGCAGADDNATGVAGLLEAARILGPKSFERTLVVACWDEEEDGLIGSQAYAMEAKSRGDDVVEMFSLEMLGYTKDEPNAQQVPAGFEILFPAEYKQVQDNEFRADFLALVALDTSKSTLDTFAAQGTRVGLPVVRLPLTIAQATNPLLGDLQRSDHAAFWQEGYPGIMVTDTSNFRYQNYHCALGPDDVSQLDFAFMTKVTRAQIGTTAEGLALVP, encoded by the coding sequence ATGTTTCGCTCTCGCCTTCTCGTCGCCGCGCTGGTTGCTCCAACCTTGATCGCCTGTGACTCGAGCAGTGGCGGATCTGCGACGCCAGGAAACGATGCCGGTAGTGACGCCGCTGGAGACGCCGCTGTCGCGACGTGCAGTGCCTCCAGCGCAGACGGGCTGGCGGATTGCGTAGAGCAATCGCGCCTCGAAGCCGACGTCACCTTCGTTGCGCAGCCGCGACCACCGGGTAGCGCTCACTGGCAAGCGGTGCAGGATCTTTGTGCCGAACGCTTCGCGCAGTATGGCTTCGAAGTGACGCGCCACAAGTATGCAACGGGAGTGAACGTCATCGGCAAGCGCGTTGGGACCAGCAAACCCAGCGAGCAGATAGTCGTCTCGGCGCACTACGATCACATTCCCGGTTGCGCGGGAGCTGACGACAACGCCACGGGCGTTGCGGGATTGCTGGAGGCAGCGCGTATCTTGGGGCCGAAGTCCTTCGAGCGCACCTTGGTCGTTGCGTGCTGGGACGAAGAAGAAGACGGCCTGATCGGCTCCCAGGCCTATGCCATGGAAGCCAAGTCGCGGGGCGACGACGTCGTGGAGATGTTTTCCCTGGAGATGCTCGGCTACACCAAGGACGAGCCCAACGCCCAGCAAGTCCCCGCTGGATTCGAGATCCTCTTCCCGGCCGAGTACAAACAGGTGCAGGACAACGAGTTTCGCGCGGACTTCCTCGCCTTGGTGGCGCTGGATACCTCGAAGTCCACGCTGGACACCTTCGCCGCCCAGGGAACTCGCGTCGGGCTACCGGTCGTGAGGCTGCCATTGACGATCGCGCAGGCGACCAATCCACTGCTCGGCGATCTGCAGCGCTCGGACCACGCCGCGTTCTGGCAGGAGGGCTATCCGGGCATCATGGTCACGGACACCAGCAACTTCCGCTATCAGAACTATCACTGCGCCTTGGGGCCCGACGACGTGAGTCAGTTGGACTTCGCGTTCATGACGAAGGTGACGCGCGCGCAGATTGGCACCACGGCCGAGGGCTTGGCTCTCGTGCCCTGA